A genomic window from Anopheles ziemanni chromosome X, idAnoZiCoDA_A2_x.2, whole genome shotgun sequence includes:
- the LOC131290778 gene encoding protein dj-1beta-like, whose protein sequence is MAEETGTNKTALALAAAGTEEMELVITVDILRRCGIDVTVASVSDEEGTSDVDLIIPCSRDVNIKADTTLRALFGDKLKNDAGLPDVVILPGGLKGSQLMSKAPMVKELLQRCDAAGKLIAAICAAPTVFIAHGNMFAGRRVTSYPAFKDQMNGAGYAWEDASDSLLGRVVRDGNLLTSMGPGTSFDFGLTIGSILVGLDKAKSVATGMLYKWPLN, encoded by the exons ATGGCGGAAGAAACAGGCACAAACAAAACCGCGTTGGCATTAGCAGCAGCCGGCACCGAAGAAATGGAATTGGTTATTACTGTAGACATTTTACGTCGTTGTGGC atTGATGTTACTGTGGCTTCGGTATCTGATGAAGAAGGCACTTCTGATGTAGATTTAATAATACCATGTTCACGTGATGTAAACATTAAAGCAGATACCACTCTTCGTGCGCTTTTTGGAGACAAACTAAAGAATGACGCTGGTTTGCCAGATGTAGTAATCTTGCCCGGGGGCCTGAAAGGATCTCAGCTGATGTCTAAGGCACCAATGGTCAAGGAATTACTGCAACGATGTGATGCCGCTGGTAAACTTATTGCTGCTATCTGTGCTGCCCCTACCGTATTTATTGCCCATGGAAACATGTTCGCCGGTCGTCGTGTGACTTCCTATCCAGCATTTAAGGACCAAATGAATGGGGCAGGCTATGCGTGGGAGGATGCTTCTGACTCACTACTCGGTCGCGTAGTGCGCGATGGAAACCTACTAACTAGCATGGGCCCCGGAACTTCGTTCGATTTTGGCCTAACCATTGGGTCAATTTTGGTTGGTCTTGACAAAGCAAAAAGTGTTGCCACTGGCATGCTGTACAAATGGCCCCTGAATTAA
- the LOC131290506 gene encoding G2/mitotic-specific cyclin-B3 isoform X2, with product MASENQANNRRITRLKLAKESNLSAMPEKADVGTMEGSNHLPGKRKADGNLTKQHHGVKRFALGNLTNAESDNLLAQNPQKASIPMAKIKQFNESKHAASKLRGATKILTRAAMRLEKAFSNKNKPQDEQENRWGDDRDNEKPSNVSDGAAKVGNATNGVMPTKSRRDTAHTGAENTKLSIARNQKPLAQVNDEATNSKNTAEVPSKIPLMLHSEKNVKQLGALDEKKGGRSSNDFEDNSLYVSAVENLDEDNNSSSSNVLEKTGAKGPLQTLNQPARCLKVKKNIATEKIPAVKNAPLEQVTKHPLISDSVTQEAANNNEHKPPPLLAGEINTKLKKQTSNEFELSNDALYVTAIDTLEEEAASSLRRPLAQPTVEQGNEISKQKRRCGTVIVPIQQSIQKPTVTVEPRSPRKKTPPGVNDFDKTYWRDVYQVSEYAQEIFEYLRDRESLYQLKDYMKKQPFLTAPMRALLVDWMVELQESFELNHETLYLAVKIVDAYLSLVVIGRETLQLVASAAFLIAAKYDERVPPTVDDFIYICDGAYVPQQLLEMERTVFRTIGFDLGFPLSYRFLRRYARVALVPMPILTLARYILETSLMEYATVILSDSKLACAALFIARRMSDLPGWNKTLEFYSGYKVDDLKSVIILLNNVIMPKKSSPLLKLTNVREKYSHELFFQVAKCPVITSLEKLFETSELPLNVDTKIGEPSSGRSAKSVENMIVVPQSNPQASGTSETVAPSTSESADKIDTEAQPSTNFP from the exons ATGGCATCAGAAAATCAGGCAAACAACAGACGTATCACACG GCTGAAGTTGGCAAAGGAAAGCAATTTGTCTGCCATGCCTGAGAAAGCCGACGTTGGTACTATGGAGGGGTCGAATCATCTGCCGGGTAAGCGCAAAGCTGATGGTAATCTGACCAAACAACACCATGGTGTTAAGCGATTTGCGCTAGGAAAtctaaccaacgcagaatcaGACAACTTGCTAGCACAAAATCCCCAGAAAGCTTCCATTCCAATGGCTAAG ATAAAGCAATTTAATGAGTCAAAGCACGCCGCATCCAAATTGCGGGGGGCTACGAAGATTCTGACCCGGGCTGCCATGCGGCTTGAAAAGGcgttttctaataaaaacaaaccccagGATGAGCAGGAGAATCGATGGGGCGATGATCGTGACAATGAAAAACCATCGAATGTATCGGATGGTGCCGCCAAAGTTGGGAATGCTACAAATGGAGTTATGCCAACGAAATCTCGACGAGATACAGCACATACAGGAGCCGAGAATACAAAATTGAGCATTGCTAGAAACCAAAAACCACTAGCGCAAGTGAATGATGAAGCTACCAACTCAAAAAATACGGCTGAAGTGCCTTCTAAAATACCGCTTATGTTACACAGTGAAAAGAATGTAAAGCAATTGGGAGCTTTAGATGAGAAAAAAGGGGGTCGTTCGTCGAACGACTTCGAGGACAACTCGTTGTATGTGAGCGCTGTCGAAAATCTCGATGAAGACAATAACTCGTCCTCATCGAATGTCTTAGAAAAAACAGGTGCAAAAGGTCCGCTACAAACTTTAAACCAACCGGCCCGTTGTttgaaagtaaagaaaaatattgcaaCTGAAAAAATTCCTGCCGTGAAAAATGCTCCCCTTGAGCAAGTTACAAAACATCCTCTGATATCTGACAGTGTAACTCAAGAGGCTGCAAACAACAACGAACataaaccaccaccactactggCTGGAGAAATCaatacaaaactaaaaaaacaaacatcgaacGAATTTGAGCTCAGCAATGACGCTTTGTATGTCACCGCAATAGATACCCTTGAGGAAGAAGCTGCATCATCCCTACGGCGCCCTCTTGCGCAGCCGACAGTGGAACAAGGAAATGAAATATCCAAGCAAAAACGTAGATGTGGAACTGTTATAGTCCCAATCCAGCAGTCAATTCAGAAGCCAACCGTTACCGTCGAACCCCGCTCGCCTCGCAAGAAAACTCCACCAGGGGTAAATGACTTCGATAAAACCTATTGGCGCGATGTATATCAGGTGTCGGAATACGCGCAGGAAATCTTTGAGTACCTTCGTGACCGTGAGAGCTTATATCAACTGAAGGATTACATGAAAAAACAGCCTTTCCTTACTGCTCCTATGCGTGCGCTGCTCGTAGACTGGATGGTTGAACTCCAAGAGTCATTCGAATTAAACCATGAGACTCTATATCTTGCAGTAAAAATTGTGGATGCCTATCTTTCCCTTGTTGTAATTGGACGAGAGACGCTTCAACTAGTGGCGTCTGCAGCGTTCCTGATTGCGGCCAAATATGAT GAACGCGTCCCTCCCACCGTCGACGATTTCATCTACATTTGCGATGGTGCATACGTGCCGCAACAATTGCTGGAAATGGAGCGTACTGTATTTCGTACGATTGGATTTGATCTCGGATTTCCTTTGTCCTACCGTTTCTTGCGTCGATATGCTCGGGTGGCCCTCGTTCCAATGCCAATACTCACCCTTGCTCGGTACATCCTAGAGACGAGCTTGATGGAGTACGCTACAGTGATTTTGTCAGATTCCAAGCTCGCATGCGCAGCCCTTTTCATAGCGCGGCGAATGTCTGACCTACCAGGTTGGAATAAGACATTGGAGTTTTACTCAG GATATAAGGTTGACGACTTGAAGAGCGTAATAATCCTACTGAACAATGTAATAATGCCGAAGAAATCATCGCCATTGCTCAAACTCACCAACGTTCGTGAAAAGTACTCTCATGAGTTGTTCTTTCAAGTTGCCAAGTGCCCTGTCATCACCAGCTTGGAAAAGCTATTCGAAACTTCAGAACTACCTCTCAATGTTGATACCAAAATTGGAGAACCATCATCCGGCCGATCTGCTAAATCAGTAGAAAATATGATAGTCGTGCCACAATCAAACCCGCAAGCCTCTGGTACATCTGAGACTGTAGCCCCATCAACCTCTGAATCCGCCGATAAAATTGACACTGAGGCTCAACCATCAACCAATTTTCCgtaa
- the LOC131290506 gene encoding G2/mitotic-specific cyclin-B3 isoform X1 — protein sequence MASENQANNRRITRNAISLSVRLGRLKLAKESNLSAMPEKADVGTMEGSNHLPGKRKADGNLTKQHHGVKRFALGNLTNAESDNLLAQNPQKASIPMAKIKQFNESKHAASKLRGATKILTRAAMRLEKAFSNKNKPQDEQENRWGDDRDNEKPSNVSDGAAKVGNATNGVMPTKSRRDTAHTGAENTKLSIARNQKPLAQVNDEATNSKNTAEVPSKIPLMLHSEKNVKQLGALDEKKGGRSSNDFEDNSLYVSAVENLDEDNNSSSSNVLEKTGAKGPLQTLNQPARCLKVKKNIATEKIPAVKNAPLEQVTKHPLISDSVTQEAANNNEHKPPPLLAGEINTKLKKQTSNEFELSNDALYVTAIDTLEEEAASSLRRPLAQPTVEQGNEISKQKRRCGTVIVPIQQSIQKPTVTVEPRSPRKKTPPGVNDFDKTYWRDVYQVSEYAQEIFEYLRDRESLYQLKDYMKKQPFLTAPMRALLVDWMVELQESFELNHETLYLAVKIVDAYLSLVVIGRETLQLVASAAFLIAAKYDERVPPTVDDFIYICDGAYVPQQLLEMERTVFRTIGFDLGFPLSYRFLRRYARVALVPMPILTLARYILETSLMEYATVILSDSKLACAALFIARRMSDLPGWNKTLEFYSGYKVDDLKSVIILLNNVIMPKKSSPLLKLTNVREKYSHELFFQVAKCPVITSLEKLFETSELPLNVDTKIGEPSSGRSAKSVENMIVVPQSNPQASGTSETVAPSTSESADKIDTEAQPSTNFP from the exons ATGGCATCAGAAAATCAGGCAAACAACAGACGTATCACACG CAATGCCATCTCTCTCTCCGTTCGTTTGGGTAGGCTGAAGTTGGCAAAGGAAAGCAATTTGTCTGCCATGCCTGAGAAAGCCGACGTTGGTACTATGGAGGGGTCGAATCATCTGCCGGGTAAGCGCAAAGCTGATGGTAATCTGACCAAACAACACCATGGTGTTAAGCGATTTGCGCTAGGAAAtctaaccaacgcagaatcaGACAACTTGCTAGCACAAAATCCCCAGAAAGCTTCCATTCCAATGGCTAAG ATAAAGCAATTTAATGAGTCAAAGCACGCCGCATCCAAATTGCGGGGGGCTACGAAGATTCTGACCCGGGCTGCCATGCGGCTTGAAAAGGcgttttctaataaaaacaaaccccagGATGAGCAGGAGAATCGATGGGGCGATGATCGTGACAATGAAAAACCATCGAATGTATCGGATGGTGCCGCCAAAGTTGGGAATGCTACAAATGGAGTTATGCCAACGAAATCTCGACGAGATACAGCACATACAGGAGCCGAGAATACAAAATTGAGCATTGCTAGAAACCAAAAACCACTAGCGCAAGTGAATGATGAAGCTACCAACTCAAAAAATACGGCTGAAGTGCCTTCTAAAATACCGCTTATGTTACACAGTGAAAAGAATGTAAAGCAATTGGGAGCTTTAGATGAGAAAAAAGGGGGTCGTTCGTCGAACGACTTCGAGGACAACTCGTTGTATGTGAGCGCTGTCGAAAATCTCGATGAAGACAATAACTCGTCCTCATCGAATGTCTTAGAAAAAACAGGTGCAAAAGGTCCGCTACAAACTTTAAACCAACCGGCCCGTTGTttgaaagtaaagaaaaatattgcaaCTGAAAAAATTCCTGCCGTGAAAAATGCTCCCCTTGAGCAAGTTACAAAACATCCTCTGATATCTGACAGTGTAACTCAAGAGGCTGCAAACAACAACGAACataaaccaccaccactactggCTGGAGAAATCaatacaaaactaaaaaaacaaacatcgaacGAATTTGAGCTCAGCAATGACGCTTTGTATGTCACCGCAATAGATACCCTTGAGGAAGAAGCTGCATCATCCCTACGGCGCCCTCTTGCGCAGCCGACAGTGGAACAAGGAAATGAAATATCCAAGCAAAAACGTAGATGTGGAACTGTTATAGTCCCAATCCAGCAGTCAATTCAGAAGCCAACCGTTACCGTCGAACCCCGCTCGCCTCGCAAGAAAACTCCACCAGGGGTAAATGACTTCGATAAAACCTATTGGCGCGATGTATATCAGGTGTCGGAATACGCGCAGGAAATCTTTGAGTACCTTCGTGACCGTGAGAGCTTATATCAACTGAAGGATTACATGAAAAAACAGCCTTTCCTTACTGCTCCTATGCGTGCGCTGCTCGTAGACTGGATGGTTGAACTCCAAGAGTCATTCGAATTAAACCATGAGACTCTATATCTTGCAGTAAAAATTGTGGATGCCTATCTTTCCCTTGTTGTAATTGGACGAGAGACGCTTCAACTAGTGGCGTCTGCAGCGTTCCTGATTGCGGCCAAATATGAT GAACGCGTCCCTCCCACCGTCGACGATTTCATCTACATTTGCGATGGTGCATACGTGCCGCAACAATTGCTGGAAATGGAGCGTACTGTATTTCGTACGATTGGATTTGATCTCGGATTTCCTTTGTCCTACCGTTTCTTGCGTCGATATGCTCGGGTGGCCCTCGTTCCAATGCCAATACTCACCCTTGCTCGGTACATCCTAGAGACGAGCTTGATGGAGTACGCTACAGTGATTTTGTCAGATTCCAAGCTCGCATGCGCAGCCCTTTTCATAGCGCGGCGAATGTCTGACCTACCAGGTTGGAATAAGACATTGGAGTTTTACTCAG GATATAAGGTTGACGACTTGAAGAGCGTAATAATCCTACTGAACAATGTAATAATGCCGAAGAAATCATCGCCATTGCTCAAACTCACCAACGTTCGTGAAAAGTACTCTCATGAGTTGTTCTTTCAAGTTGCCAAGTGCCCTGTCATCACCAGCTTGGAAAAGCTATTCGAAACTTCAGAACTACCTCTCAATGTTGATACCAAAATTGGAGAACCATCATCCGGCCGATCTGCTAAATCAGTAGAAAATATGATAGTCGTGCCACAATCAAACCCGCAAGCCTCTGGTACATCTGAGACTGTAGCCCCATCAACCTCTGAATCCGCCGATAAAATTGACACTGAGGCTCAACCATCAACCAATTTTCCgtaa
- the LOC131290753 gene encoding cell cycle control protein 50A isoform X2 yields MPETVDGAEVLKSKRPSDSAFKQQRLPAWQPVLTAGTVLPAFFLIGILFIPIGALLLISSNSINEFVYDYTHCKPDNDNRTCAEIISASPDMNCRCNINFELEKDFLGKVYMYYGLTNYYQNHRRYVKSRDDDQLLGRLSSTPSSDCAPFAYVDDDEGKPIAPCGAIANSLFSDEFELHLVDGRPVPLLKTEIAWPSDRQIKFRNPEGDLRTALNGFKRPKAWRRELWELDLSNEENNGFQNEDLIVWMRTAALPTFRKLHRRIDHSDERFQEGLLKGNYSLSVTYSYSVTEFDGTKKFILSTTSLLGGKNPFLGFAYIVVGSVCFLLGIVLLIIHLKCSKS; encoded by the exons ATGCCAGAGACGGTGGATGGAGCAGAAGTGCTCAAATCGAAGCGGCCATCAG ACTCCGCCTTCAAGCAGCAAAGGCTTCCGGCCTGGCAGCCTGTCCTTACGGCAGGTACTGTTCTGCCTGCCTTCTTTTTGATAGGTATACTTTTCATCCCAATCGGTGCCTTGCTGTTGATTTCTTCAAATTCG ATCAACGAGTTTGTGTACGATTACACCCACTGTAAACCGGACAATGACAATCGAACTTGCGCGGAAATAATCAGTGCCAGTCCGGACATGAATTGCAGATGTAATATCAATTTCGAGCTGGAGAAAGACTTCCTCGGTAAGGTGTACATGTACTACGGGCTGACGAATTATTATCAAAATCATCGGCGATACGTCAAATCGCGCGATGACGATCAGCTTCTCGGGCGACTGTCGTCGACACCGTCGAGTGATTGTGCTCCTTTTGCGTATgttgacgacgacgaaggAAAGCCGATAGCGCCGTGTGGTGCAATTGCTAACTCCTTGTTCAGCGATGAGTTTGAGCTGCATCTGGTGGACGGCCGCCCCGTTCCTTTACTGAAGACGGAAATTGCTTGGCCATCTGATCGGCAGATTAAATTTCGCAATCCGGAAGGGGATCTGAGGACCGCATTAAACGGTTTCAAACGTCCCAAGGCGTGGCGGCGCGAGTTGTGGGAGCTCGATCTatcaaacgaagaaaacaatgGATTTCAGAACGAAGATTTGATCGTATGGATGCGCACAGCAGCCTTGCCTACGTTCAGAAAGCTTCATCGTCGGATTGATCATTCCGACGAACGTTTTCAGGAAGGTCTGCTGAAGGGCAATTATTCTCTGTCCGTCACATACT CCTACTCCGTTACTGAATTTGATGGAACGAAAAAGTTTATATTATCAACAACATCgcttttgggaggaaaaaacccaTTCCTTGGCTTCGCTTACATCGTAGTTGGTagtgtttgctttttgctGGGAATCGTTCTGCTTATTATACATTTGAAGTGCAGTAAATCGTAA
- the LOC131290753 gene encoding cell cycle control protein 50A isoform X1 codes for MPETVDGAEVLKSKRPSDSAFKQQRLPAWQPVLTAGTVLPAFFLIGILFIPIGALLLISSNSINEFVYDYTHCKPDNDNRTCAEIISASPDMNCRCNINFELEKDFLGKVYMYYGLTNYYQNHRRYVKSRDDDQLLGRLSSTPSSDCAPFAYVDDDEGKPIAPCGAIANSLFSDEFELHLVDGRPVPLLKTEIAWPSDRQIKFRNPEGDLRTALNGFKRPKAWRRELWELDLSNEENNGFQNEDLIVWMRTAALPTFRKLHRRIDHSDERFQEGLLKGNYSLSVTYSYSVTEFDGTKKFILSTTSLLGGKNPFLGFAYIVVGSVCFLLGIVLLIIHLKCSKSNGGISSVHQRSTSRP; via the exons ATGCCAGAGACGGTGGATGGAGCAGAAGTGCTCAAATCGAAGCGGCCATCAG ACTCCGCCTTCAAGCAGCAAAGGCTTCCGGCCTGGCAGCCTGTCCTTACGGCAGGTACTGTTCTGCCTGCCTTCTTTTTGATAGGTATACTTTTCATCCCAATCGGTGCCTTGCTGTTGATTTCTTCAAATTCG ATCAACGAGTTTGTGTACGATTACACCCACTGTAAACCGGACAATGACAATCGAACTTGCGCGGAAATAATCAGTGCCAGTCCGGACATGAATTGCAGATGTAATATCAATTTCGAGCTGGAGAAAGACTTCCTCGGTAAGGTGTACATGTACTACGGGCTGACGAATTATTATCAAAATCATCGGCGATACGTCAAATCGCGCGATGACGATCAGCTTCTCGGGCGACTGTCGTCGACACCGTCGAGTGATTGTGCTCCTTTTGCGTATgttgacgacgacgaaggAAAGCCGATAGCGCCGTGTGGTGCAATTGCTAACTCCTTGTTCAGCGATGAGTTTGAGCTGCATCTGGTGGACGGCCGCCCCGTTCCTTTACTGAAGACGGAAATTGCTTGGCCATCTGATCGGCAGATTAAATTTCGCAATCCGGAAGGGGATCTGAGGACCGCATTAAACGGTTTCAAACGTCCCAAGGCGTGGCGGCGCGAGTTGTGGGAGCTCGATCTatcaaacgaagaaaacaatgGATTTCAGAACGAAGATTTGATCGTATGGATGCGCACAGCAGCCTTGCCTACGTTCAGAAAGCTTCATCGTCGGATTGATCATTCCGACGAACGTTTTCAGGAAGGTCTGCTGAAGGGCAATTATTCTCTGTCCGTCACATACT CCTACTCCGTTACTGAATTTGATGGAACGAAAAAGTTTATATTATCAACAACATCgcttttgggaggaaaaaacccaTTCCTTGGCTTCGCTTACATCGTAGTTGGTagtgtttgctttttgctGGGAATCGTTCTGCTTATTATACATTTGAAGTGCAGTAAATC tAATGGTGGCATCAGCAGCGTACATCAACGATCAACATCGCGCCCATAA
- the LOC131291013 gene encoding rhythmically expressed gene 2 protein-like: MNYLRANLSRFKLITFDVTDTLLEYAVRPERHYAQVINGVLGPHINLQIDEDAISKSFVSCFRMMKSQYPNFGCKGKHPDELNNREENWRWWWRTLVERVILEAASQSGYIKVPPVLLTTIANQLIDDYTYDTNHMCWKKRPGVDQFMSAVQETANSSTSQNQRKMMAVISNFDSRLSTILRNHGISSASNDNPRLDFILTSYEAGVEKPDQQIFQIALNRANLISHASNVHPHEALHIGNLCKEDYLGARNAGWHALLVNVSNTKKNEELRTTIPKWHIFAGFPELQNRLETDPSFEW; the protein is encoded by the exons ATGAACTATC TTCGCGCCAATTTATCACGCTTCAAACTAATTACCTTCGATGTCACGGATACTCTCCTAGAATACGCTGTTCGACCTGAGCGACACTATGCACAAGTGATAAACGGTGTTTTGGGACCACACATTAACTTGCAAATTGATGAAGATGCGATAAGTAAGTCATTCGTCAGCTGTTTCCGAATGATGAAAAGTCAGTATCCCAATTTCGGATGCAAGGGAAAGCACCCAGATGAATTGAACAATCGCGAGGAAAACTGGCGCTGGTGGTGGCGCACACTAGTCGAGCGCGTAATTTTGGAAGCAGCATCACAATCCGGTTACATCAAAGTACCACCAGTGCTTTTGACTACCATCGCAAATCAGCTGATCGACGATTACACATATGATACGAACCATATGTGTTGGAAAAAGCGACCCGGTGTGGATCAGTTTATGAGTGCTGTACAGGAAACAGCTAATTCTTCTACATCGCAGAACCAAAGAAAAATGATGGCCGTTATATCCAATTTTGATTCACGGCTGAGTACAATTCTTCGGAACCACGGAATTTCATCTGCATCAAACGATAATCCAAGGCTTGACTTCATTCTCACCAGCTATGAAGCCGGCGTTGAAAAACCAGACcagcaaatatttcaaatagcGTTAAACCGTGCAAATCTAATATCTCATGCTAGCAATGTACATCCTCACGAGGCGTTGCATATAGGAAATTTGTGCAAAGAAGATTACTTAGGGGCTCGCAATGCTGGTTGGCATGCGCTTTTAGTGAATGTTTCAAATACAAAGAAGAATGAAGAGCTTCGGACAACAATTCCGAAATGGCACATTTTTGCTGGATTTCCCGAATTACAAAACCGTTTGGAAACTGATCCCTCATTTGAGTGGtga
- the LOC131290572 gene encoding protein artemis-like, whose translation MSTFTGFIPELPGIAIDCFEDAQRSQSSIFFLSHCHADHMRGLDKNVPLPGSLHLSPISGVFIKHRFPQHADVVRSFHVGEQLALKVHPSTGEAPYELYVRSLSAEHCPGSVMFYFEGNGTRVLYTGDFRLSSQKNFTTQSSGIQPAIVYLDSTFLDKDYSYFPSREESTARVIHLCTEWLAADQRNVVSLWLPANYGSEDLFLRLFDRLKERIHISDRQRAPYKHFSSLNDILTCDSSTRIHACTGTMRSNRNLNCEKLCNENSTSFVRTIRPSALRWRALQPTEQFWKESNNLFYVCYSAHASCNELGAFLAHFQQHVCDIRLNVIADEDDRVRKEQLIESMLGNRINHATSNNGAERRDKAQDGLSLNLNKIEYRTKRRTNHRAGRTTESSESEDNDCDLSYCKLPKRSRVEKHCAS comes from the coding sequence ATGAGTACATTCACAGGGTTCATTCCCGAATTACCGGGTATTGCCATCGACTGCTTCGAAGACGCACAGCGCAGTCAATCGTCGATATTCTTTTTGTCTCACTGCCATGCAGACCATATGAGGGGCCTAGACAAGAACGTGCCTCTTCCGGGCTCGTTGCACTTGAGCCCTATTTCCGGAGTATTTATCAAACATCGTTTTCCTCAGCATGCCGACGTAGTGCGTTCGTTTCACGTTGGAGAGCAACTGGCTTTAAAAGTGCATCCTTCAACTGGGGAAGCCCCCTACGAGCTGTACGTGCGCTCACTTTCTGCCGAACACTGCCCCGGATCGGTAATGTTTTACTTCGAAGGGAATGGTACTCGCGTACTATACACTGGCGATTTCCGTTTAAGCTCCCAGAAGAATTTCACGACACAATCGAGTGGAATACAGCCAGCAATAGTGTACTTGGATAGTACGTTCCTCGATAAAGACTATTCCTACTTCCCGAGTCGCGAAGAAAGTACGGCACGAGTTATACATCTTTGCACGGAATGGCTGGCAGCTGATCAGCGTAACGTAGTATCATTATGGCTTCCTGCGAACTATGGTTCAGAAGATCTATTCTTACGACTATTTGATCGATTGAAGGAAAGGATACATATCTCCGATAGGCAGCGTGCCCCGTACAAGCACTTCTCATCGCTAAACGATATACTCACCTGCGATAGTTCAACTCGTATTCACGCCTGCACCGGAACAATGCGGTCGAACCGGAATCTGAACTGCGAAAAGCTGTGCAACGAGAATAGTACATCCTTCGTACGCACGATCCGCCCGTCCGCTCTCCGTTGGCGAGCCTTGCAACCTACcgaacagttttggaaagaaTCTAATAATCTATTCTACGTTTGCTATTCTGCACACGCGAGCTGCAATGAGCTAGGCGCATTTCTAGCCCACTTTCAGCAACATGTGTGTGACATTCGGCTTAACGTGATTGCCGACGAAGACGACCGAGTTAGAAAAGAACAGTTGATAGAATCAATGTTGGGAAATAGAATAAATCACGCAACGAGTAACAACGGCGCAGAACGACGAGATAAGGCTCAGGATGGTCTTTCTCTAAATTTAAATAAGATTGAATACAGAACAAAACGGCGTACAAATCATCGAGCAGGGAGAACTACCGAGAGTAGTGAAAGTGAAGATAATGACTGTGATTTATCTTATTGTAAACTACCGAAGCGAAGTCGCGTAGAAAAACATTGTGCCTCATAG
- the LOC131290573 gene encoding NFU1 iron-sulfur cluster scaffold homolog, mitochondrial-like encodes MLQNTIKSGLKFRLAAVLSCTQFQFRDARSNEAAYSSAVVQRNMNAQLLQAPRNPLNTLCKRSMFIQTQDTPNPDSLKFLPGVAVLEKGQTMDFPNVSSAQCSPLAKLLFRVEGVRSVFFGGDFVTISKQEDAEWRIIKPEVFAVIMDFFASGLPVVTDAKPNLDTQINEEDDETVQMIKELLDTRIRPTVQEDGGDIIFMGFDDGVVKLKMQGSCSSCPSSIVTLKNGVQNMLQFYIPEVVSVEQVKDDVDKITEEEFSRLEKQIRKKDESAVDNKP; translated from the exons ATGCtacaaaatacaataaaatctGGATTGAAATTCCGTTTGGCAGCAGTATTGAGCTGCACCCAGTTTCA ATTCAGAGATGCCCGCAGTAATGAGGCGGCTTACAGCTCTGCTGTGGTTCAACGAAATATGAACGCACAACTACTTCAAGCCCCTCGTAACCCGTTGAACACTCTCTGCAAACGTTCCATGTTCATTCAAACGCAGGACACACCGAATCCGGATAGTTTGAAGTTCCTTCCCGGGGTGGCAGTGCTGGAGAAAGGTCAAACAATGGACTTCCCCAATGTGTCGTCTGCTCAATGCAGTCCCCTGGCAAAGCTTCTGTTCCGTGTCGAGGGAGTTCGGTCCGTATTTTTCGGTGGCGATTTTGTAACCATATCGAAGCAGGAGGATGCTGAATGGCGAATTATCAAGCCGGAAGTGTTCGCGGTAATTATGGACTTTTTTGCCTCGGGGCTTCCGGTGGTCACTGATGCCAAGCCCAACCTGGACACGCAAATCAATGAGGAGGACGACGAAACGGTGCAGATGATCAAGGAGCTGCTTGACACGCGCATTCGCCCTACGGTGCAAGAAGATGGAGGGGATATTATCTTTATGGGCTTCGATGACGGTGTGGTGAAGCTTAAAATGCAGGGCTCCTGTTCGTCGTGTCCTAGCTCTATCGTTACGCTGAAAAACGGTGTGCAGAACATGCTACAGTTCTACATACCCGAGGTGGTGTCTGTCGAGCAGGTTAAGGATGATGTAGATAAAATCACAGAGGAAGAATTTTCCCGGCTCGAAAAACAAATCCGGAAGAAGGACGAATCTGCAGTAGACAACAAACCTTAA